The genomic region TCGACAACTGGATCGACGAAGTCCTCGACATCCTCGGCTACGGGACCAACGTCGAAACCACGCTCCCCGACGGCGGCGGCTTTGTCGACATCCTCCTCTTCGACGATACGGCCGCCCGCCGTGATGCCGCCAAAGTCTACCTCGATACCGAAGACACACGTGACCTCTTCGACCGCGGTGTCGGCCTCGTCGAAGCCAAACAATGGGACGCCGACTTCAGCGCGCGTTTCAGCGACCAACGTCCGTACCGCAACGCCTCCCACCAGATCAAACACTACCTCGAACGCACGCCCGAGTGACCCCTTCGTCAAAACCAGGAGACGGAACATAGATCCACTTGCCGATGAAGAGAAGTACGTGACTCCTCTTGTGAGGGGAGATCAAGTGGGTGAGTTGTGGGGAAGAGAGCGCGGGTGAGACAGGGTTAATTGCCCGTGTCACGAGAGGGCATGTACCCCCGTTCACTACTTGATCATGCTCACACCGACGGTTGTCACGGAGTTCGATAGCCAGGCACCGACAGAGACGGAGACAGCGACGTTCGGGCTCGGGTGTTTCTGGGGTCCTGATGCGATGTTTGGCGCAGTTGACGGTGTCGTGCGGACCCGCGTCGGGTACGCTGGTGGGACGAAATCCGATCCGTCCTATCAGACGCTTGGTGATCATACGGAAGTCGTTCAGATCGAGTATAATCCCGACCAGCTCTCGTTCGACGATCTCCTTGCGCGTGCGTTCGCGGAACACACGCCGTATCGCCAGGCCAAGAAACGCCAGTATCAGCACCTCATTTTCACCGAGATGGCTGACCAACATGACCAGTTGCAAGTATTTCTAGACGAGAGCGACCTTGACCGGGACCGGATCGCAACGCGTTTCGAATCACTCGATCGATTCTATCCCGCGGAGCCGTACCACCAGAAGTTCAACCTTCGTGGAAAACGGTGGATCACCGACGTGTTCTCCAAGGCAGGGTACGACGATGCGGCGATCAGGGAATCGTCGGCGGCGGCGAAACTGAACGCTCACGCTGCAGGCCACGACGTCACCGTCCCCTTCCTCACCCACTCGTTCGATCCCCAGTCACGGCGATAAGCACGTGACCTCCACCCACGGCTGAAGTCGTGGCCTCTCTCCTGCTTTCTCTGGTGTAGGTGCGGCTGATGATCTCCCGGACGCGCTCGTAGGGAGTTGTCTCGGTTTCCCACTCTGCGCCAACCGCCTCGTTGATATCCTCTAATTCATCCGGGCCAGTCGAGTTGGGCATATGCTCACTCTTTGTGAGCATGCGTTTCGAGTTCGGTGAGTGTCAGCTCATCAAGAACGCCCTCAGTTGTCGCTTCGAGGACGACCGGCGGCGCGGTGTCAGCGTCACGGGCTTGGACCCACCGCGGCAGACAAACACACCACCGGTCACCGGGGTGAAGCCCCGGAAAATCGTACTCCGGTCGTGGCGTGATCAGATCGTTCCCTTGCTCGCGGCTATACTCTAGGAACTCTTGGGTCATGACCGCACAGATCTCGTGTCGACCCGGATCACGCTGGAGGTGCCGGCAGTCTCCATCCCGAAGAAAGCCGGTTTGGAGGGTTGTGCTACAGGGTTCGAGCGGTTCGCCAAGCACGTTCTTTTCCCTATTTGACATCGTTGCCATATTGGCTGTGTGGCGTATAGCTATTGGGTAGAGTCTGTAGGCTATTCAGTGGCTCATGGATCACCAACTCAGATTGCTGTTGGAACGCCTCGTCAAGATGGAATGCGCGACTGTTGTGCGGGGTGCAGTCGGATCGGATTCAATATCTTTGTACAGTGAATTTGTAACAGACCTTGATCACTCGCTGTTCGAATCCAGTATCGCGTTGGCGAGGTTGCGGGCCGCTTCAACGTGTTCGTCGGCAGTCGAATCGCCAGTCTCCTCAATATTCGAGAGCAGTTCTGCGACATGTCCGATCCGTTTTTCGATCACAGGTGGATCAAGATTTGAAATCCTTGCGTCGACTAGGTCGTCAGCGATGGCATCCGCTTCGCCGATCCACCGGTTCGCTTCCCGCTCGATTGGGCGCTCCCGAGTCGCAACGAGGTGCTCGTGAAGCTGTTTAACCCTTGGTTCGGGGGTTTTTCTGGGCATAGACTGAGTAAAGTGGCGCGTCAGAAAAGGCGCTTGGCCAGGATGGGAAGTCACGGCATAGATTCAGGCGTCTCTGGAGAGGTTGCTCAGTACTGACCATCTCTGATTACTGTATCCATGCTCTAGATATCCACCCAGCAGATTCCCTCTCTGCGTTCTATCAGAAACCAGGAAGACGCTGGCACTCTGGTTGGGAAACTCTTCGTCGTCACTGTGATTGTTACAGCCCCTATTGGTCTCGGAGCAGTAGGGATAGTGGGAGTTGTAACGCTGTTTCCCGGACGAACGGAGGAAAGGATACGTCTCACTGGTAGACGCTATTTCGGAGTCGCCTGTTCCGAGGTGTGATCTAGTGATTCATGGATTGCATTTAGAAGTAGCTGGAGGCTCTCTTCATGAGCGGTTTTACTGTGATGGATTGCCGTCGGTGAGACGCCGTTTTGGTCGTACTCTTCGAAAGCGGCAGGTGGTATTGTCTCCCGCTCAGAGATGAAGACGCCGATCTCGGTTGCCAGCATATGCATCTGGATCAGTTCTTGCTTTCGCATTAGCCATACCCCGCGTCTGGTCGTGTAATTTGCGGTGATCCGTCGCAGATTCGAACGCGCCCAGTCTCGGTGATAGAGATCCTGTGTCCTTCGTGTACAAACTCCACAGCGACGATTCCATCCCTGTGATTCGCGTGCGACAGAAACTCGGACAGTACCTCTGGAGCAACTAATTCGTACAACGGATCGAGAGTACTTGTACGACTGTCTTTCCCAGCACCTACTGACTGCAGGAGTTCCCGCATCAGGGCGATGGTATCGTCGTTTCCAGCGGAGATCACGGTACCATTGTCATCTCTCGGGTCAGGACTAGTATCCTCTATTGTACTCCCCAAT from Halobacteria archaeon AArc-dxtr1 harbors:
- a CDS encoding peptide-methionine (S)-S-oxide reductase, with amino-acid sequence MMLTPTVVTEFDSQAPTETETATFGLGCFWGPDAMFGAVDGVVRTRVGYAGGTKSDPSYQTLGDHTEVVQIEYNPDQLSFDDLLARAFAEHTPYRQAKKRQYQHLIFTEMADQHDQLQVFLDESDLDRDRIATRFESLDRFYPAEPYHQKFNLRGKRWITDVFSKAGYDDAAIRESSAAAKLNAHAAGHDVTVPFLTHSFDPQSRR
- a CDS encoding DUF2237 domain-containing protein encodes the protein MSNREKNVLGEPLEPCSTTLQTGFLRDGDCRHLQRDPGRHEICAVMTQEFLEYSREQGNDLITPRPEYDFPGLHPGDRWCVCLPRWVQARDADTAPPVVLEATTEGVLDELTLTELETHAHKE
- a CDS encoding UPF0058 family protein, with amino-acid sequence MRKQELIQMHMLATEIGVFISERETIPPAAFEEYDQNGVSPTAIHHSKTAHEESLQLLLNAIHESLDHTSEQATPK